The following proteins are co-located in the Candidatus Binatus sp. genome:
- a CDS encoding MaoC/PaaZ C-terminal domain-containing protein, with the protein MPLNKACVGREYPPLTTNVTLDAIQNYARAYNDHNPAFFDASRPGAVVAPPMFGVTVIWDAVMKTVMDPDLQADLLRLVHGEQDMEFPNPIRPGDVITTAAKIISIETKATGETMTVELNAANQKGQPVNKTLFIAFIRGARNREAASPEPRAVEPDRGEPIFSVAQTIDKDQTYRYAEASGDRNPIHVDENIAKMAGLPGIIVHGLCTMAFASKVAIDNLCAGDPARLKRLRARFSRPVLPGQTITTKIWADGERDGRKIFAYETFNPDGQAVIKGGIAEVAP; encoded by the coding sequence CAAAGCTTGCGTGGGCCGCGAATATCCGCCGCTGACGACCAACGTCACCCTCGACGCGATCCAGAACTATGCGCGCGCCTACAACGACCACAACCCCGCGTTCTTCGATGCCAGCCGCCCCGGCGCCGTCGTCGCGCCGCCAATGTTCGGCGTCACCGTCATTTGGGATGCCGTCATGAAAACCGTGATGGATCCCGACCTGCAGGCCGACCTGCTCCGCCTCGTTCACGGCGAGCAGGACATGGAATTTCCAAATCCAATTCGCCCCGGCGACGTAATAACCACAGCCGCAAAAATTATTTCGATCGAAACCAAGGCCACCGGCGAGACCATGACCGTCGAGTTGAACGCCGCCAACCAGAAAGGGCAACCGGTCAATAAAACACTCTTCATCGCTTTTATTCGAGGCGCTCGAAACCGCGAAGCCGCGTCCCCGGAACCGCGCGCCGTCGAGCCGGATCGAGGTGAGCCGATATTCTCAGTCGCGCAAACCATCGACAAGGATCAGACCTACCGCTACGCCGAGGCCTCCGGCGATCGCAACCCGATCCATGTCGATGAAAACATCGCGAAGATGGCGGGCCTGCCGGGCATCATCGTGCATGGCCTTTGCACCATGGCGTTTGCGTCGAAGGTCGCGATCGACAATCTCTGCGCCGGCGACCCGGCTCGCCTCAAGCGCTTGCGCGCGCGCTTCTCTCGTCCCGTGCTGCCCGGCCAGACTATCACCACCAAAATTTGGGCCGACGGCGAGCGCGACGGCCGCAAAATTTTCGCCTACGAGACTTTCAATCCCGACGGCCAGGCCGTCATCAAGGGCGGCATCGCCGAAGTCGCACCCTGA